The following are encoded in a window of Colletotrichum lupini chromosome 3, complete sequence genomic DNA:
- a CDS encoding short-chain dehydrogenase, with the protein MPSPYKTALITGATSGTGYALAERLVANGVFVIAAGRRADRLEKILSKHGSSKVATEVYDVSNIDGMESWIEELFLSTPTAVILVTSGLAIVSMSRCADYCASKAALRSLTWSLRAQLADRGPHTESIRVIEIVPPAVKTELHTRQADMVAAGRAGVGMPLEQFIDET; encoded by the exons ATGCCTTCTCCATACAAGACGGCTCTCATCACTGGCGCCACGTCCGGGACCGGCTATGCTTTAGCAGAGCGTCTGGTCGCGAACGGTGTCTTTGTTATTGCAGCAGGTCGCCGCGCAGATCGCCTGGAGAAAATCCTCTCCAAGCATGGAAGCTCAAAAGTTGCCACCGAAGTCTACGATGTCTCTAATATCGACGGCATGGAATCATGGATCGAAGAGTTA TTCCTCTCCACGCCGACTGCCGTCATACTCGTGACCTCGGGCCTGGCCATCGTGTCCATGTCCCGCTGCGCAGACTACTGCGCCAGCAAAGCCGCACTTCGATCGCTGACCTGGAGTCTGCGCGCTCAGCTCGCCGATCGCGGGCCTCACACCGAGAGCATCCGCGTCATTGAGATCGTTCCGCCTGCTGTCAAGACCGAGCTGCATACGCGGCAGGCGGACATGGTCGCAGCGGGACGGGCTGGTGTGGGTATGCCGCTGGAGCAGTTCATTGACGAGACATAG